A DNA window from Oryctolagus cuniculus chromosome 21, mOryCun1.1, whole genome shotgun sequence contains the following coding sequences:
- the DERL3 gene encoding derlin-3 isoform X4, producing the protein MAWRGLTAEFLQLELLSPFQLYFNPHLVFRKLQVWRLVTNFLFFGPLGFSFFFNMLFVFRYCRMLEEGSFRGRTADFVFMFLFGGVLMTLLGFLGSLFFLGQALTAMLVYVWSRRSPHVRVNFFGLLTFQAPFLPWALMGFSLLLGNSILVDLLGIAVGHIYYFLEDVFPNQPGGKRLLLTPGFLKLLLDTREDPNYLPLPEEQPGPPVPPLQQ; encoded by the exons ATGGCGTGGCGGGGGCTGACGGCTGAGTTCCTGCAG ctggaactcctgAGCCCCTTCCAGCTCTACTTCAACCCACACCTCGTGTTCCGGAAGCTGCAG gTTTGGAGGCTCGTCACCAACTTCCTCTTCTTCGGGCCGCTGGGATTCAGCTTCTTCTTCAACATGCTCTTCGT GTTCCGCTACTGCCGCATGCTGGAGGAGGGCTCCTTCCGCGGCCGCACGGCCGACTTCGTCTTCATGTTTCTCTTCGGGGGAGTCCTTATGACA CTGCTGGGATTCCTAGGCAGCCTGTTCTTCCTGGGCCAGGCGCTCACAGCTATGCTGGTGTACGTGTGGAGTCGCCGCAGCCCGCACGTGAGGGTCAACTTCTTTGGTCTCCTCACCTTCCAGGCGCCATTCCTGCCCTGGGCGCTCATGGGCTTCTCGCTGTTGCTGGGCAACTCGATCCTGGTCGACCTGCTGG GGATAGCTGTGGGCCACATCTACTACTTCCTGGAGGATGTCTTCCCTAACCAGCCAGGAGGCAAGCGGCTGCTGCTGACCCCTGGCTTCCT gaagctgctgctggaTACCCGTGAGGACCCCAATTACCTGCCCCTCCctgaggaacagccaggacccccTGTGCCACCCCTGCAGCAGTGA
- the DERL3 gene encoding derlin-3 isoform X1 — MAWRGLTAEFLQVPAVTRAYTAACVLTTAAVQLELLSPFQLYFNPHLVFRKLQVWRLVTNFLFFGPLGFSFFFNMLFVFRYCRMLEEGSFRGRTADFVFMFLFGGVLMTLLGFLGSLFFLGQALTAMLVYVWSRRSPHVRVNFFGLLTFQAPFLPWALMGFSLLLGNSILVDLLGIAVGHIYYFLEDVFPNQPGGKRLLLTPGFLKLLLDTREDPNYLPLPEEQPGPPVPPLQQ; from the exons ATGGCGTGGCGGGGGCTGACGGCTGAGTTCCTGCAGGTGCCGGCGGTGACGCGGGCCTACACGGCGGCCTGTGTCCTTACCACCGCCGCCGTG cagctggaactcctgAGCCCCTTCCAGCTCTACTTCAACCCACACCTCGTGTTCCGGAAGCTGCAG gTTTGGAGGCTCGTCACCAACTTCCTCTTCTTCGGGCCGCTGGGATTCAGCTTCTTCTTCAACATGCTCTTCGT GTTCCGCTACTGCCGCATGCTGGAGGAGGGCTCCTTCCGCGGCCGCACGGCCGACTTCGTCTTCATGTTTCTCTTCGGGGGAGTCCTTATGACA CTGCTGGGATTCCTAGGCAGCCTGTTCTTCCTGGGCCAGGCGCTCACAGCTATGCTGGTGTACGTGTGGAGTCGCCGCAGCCCGCACGTGAGGGTCAACTTCTTTGGTCTCCTCACCTTCCAGGCGCCATTCCTGCCCTGGGCGCTCATGGGCTTCTCGCTGTTGCTGGGCAACTCGATCCTGGTCGACCTGCTGG GGATAGCTGTGGGCCACATCTACTACTTCCTGGAGGATGTCTTCCCTAACCAGCCAGGAGGCAAGCGGCTGCTGCTGACCCCTGGCTTCCT gaagctgctgctggaTACCCGTGAGGACCCCAATTACCTGCCCCTCCctgaggaacagccaggacccccTGTGCCACCCCTGCAGCAGTGA
- the DERL3 gene encoding derlin-3 isoform X3, giving the protein MAWRGLTAEFLQQLELLSPFQLYFNPHLVFRKLQVWRLVTNFLFFGPLGFSFFFNMLFVFRYCRMLEEGSFRGRTADFVFMFLFGGVLMTLLGFLGSLFFLGQALTAMLVYVWSRRSPHVRVNFFGLLTFQAPFLPWALMGFSLLLGNSILVDLLGIAVGHIYYFLEDVFPNQPGGKRLLLTPGFLKLLLDTREDPNYLPLPEEQPGPPVPPLQQ; this is encoded by the exons ATGGCGTGGCGGGGGCTGACGGCTGAGTTCCTGCAG cagctggaactcctgAGCCCCTTCCAGCTCTACTTCAACCCACACCTCGTGTTCCGGAAGCTGCAG gTTTGGAGGCTCGTCACCAACTTCCTCTTCTTCGGGCCGCTGGGATTCAGCTTCTTCTTCAACATGCTCTTCGT GTTCCGCTACTGCCGCATGCTGGAGGAGGGCTCCTTCCGCGGCCGCACGGCCGACTTCGTCTTCATGTTTCTCTTCGGGGGAGTCCTTATGACA CTGCTGGGATTCCTAGGCAGCCTGTTCTTCCTGGGCCAGGCGCTCACAGCTATGCTGGTGTACGTGTGGAGTCGCCGCAGCCCGCACGTGAGGGTCAACTTCTTTGGTCTCCTCACCTTCCAGGCGCCATTCCTGCCCTGGGCGCTCATGGGCTTCTCGCTGTTGCTGGGCAACTCGATCCTGGTCGACCTGCTGG GGATAGCTGTGGGCCACATCTACTACTTCCTGGAGGATGTCTTCCCTAACCAGCCAGGAGGCAAGCGGCTGCTGCTGACCCCTGGCTTCCT gaagctgctgctggaTACCCGTGAGGACCCCAATTACCTGCCCCTCCctgaggaacagccaggacccccTGTGCCACCCCTGCAGCAGTGA
- the DERL3 gene encoding derlin-3 isoform X2: MAWRGLTAEFLQVPAVTRAYTAACVLTTAAVLELLSPFQLYFNPHLVFRKLQVWRLVTNFLFFGPLGFSFFFNMLFVFRYCRMLEEGSFRGRTADFVFMFLFGGVLMTLLGFLGSLFFLGQALTAMLVYVWSRRSPHVRVNFFGLLTFQAPFLPWALMGFSLLLGNSILVDLLGIAVGHIYYFLEDVFPNQPGGKRLLLTPGFLKLLLDTREDPNYLPLPEEQPGPPVPPLQQ, translated from the exons ATGGCGTGGCGGGGGCTGACGGCTGAGTTCCTGCAGGTGCCGGCGGTGACGCGGGCCTACACGGCGGCCTGTGTCCTTACCACCGCCGCCGTG ctggaactcctgAGCCCCTTCCAGCTCTACTTCAACCCACACCTCGTGTTCCGGAAGCTGCAG gTTTGGAGGCTCGTCACCAACTTCCTCTTCTTCGGGCCGCTGGGATTCAGCTTCTTCTTCAACATGCTCTTCGT GTTCCGCTACTGCCGCATGCTGGAGGAGGGCTCCTTCCGCGGCCGCACGGCCGACTTCGTCTTCATGTTTCTCTTCGGGGGAGTCCTTATGACA CTGCTGGGATTCCTAGGCAGCCTGTTCTTCCTGGGCCAGGCGCTCACAGCTATGCTGGTGTACGTGTGGAGTCGCCGCAGCCCGCACGTGAGGGTCAACTTCTTTGGTCTCCTCACCTTCCAGGCGCCATTCCTGCCCTGGGCGCTCATGGGCTTCTCGCTGTTGCTGGGCAACTCGATCCTGGTCGACCTGCTGG GGATAGCTGTGGGCCACATCTACTACTTCCTGGAGGATGTCTTCCCTAACCAGCCAGGAGGCAAGCGGCTGCTGCTGACCCCTGGCTTCCT gaagctgctgctggaTACCCGTGAGGACCCCAATTACCTGCCCCTCCctgaggaacagccaggacccccTGTGCCACCCCTGCAGCAGTGA